One segment of Acropora muricata isolate sample 2 chromosome 8, ASM3666990v1, whole genome shotgun sequence DNA contains the following:
- the LOC136925094 gene encoding protein gustavus-like: MLYNHSKEDKRDVLTSNKGHSSFACKGLSKDNLSSVPKMGSRISAVKRNDHNDNRQGVYKSLNISPEEDRARDLARPEKLDILFDRPSLPEEALLGHAWNPNDRSVNIFVKEDDPHTFHRHPVAQSTDCIRGKKGYSRGFHVWEIQWSTRQRGTHAVVGVATSKAVLHCTGYQSLVGSNEESWGWDIVRNKLYHNEKNISAVKYPVLSDNDHSFVVPDKFRVILDMDEGTMAFETNDGRYLGVAFRGIKGKTVFPIVSAVWGHCEITMKYIGGLDPEPQPLMDLCRRTIRKSIGKDQLTKGNVDKLPIPVPMKKYLLYQQGW; encoded by the exons ATGCTTTACAACCATTCAAAAGAAGATAAAAGAGATGTCCTT ACATCTAACAAAGGGCATTCATCGTTCGCATGTAAAGGGCTCTCCAAGGACAATCTCAGCTCTGTACCAA AAATGGGATCAAGAATTTCGGCCGTGAAAAGGAACGATCACAATGACAATAGGCAAGGAGTTTACAAGTCACTTAATATCTCTCCTGAAGAAGATCGAGCAAGAGATCTAGCGAGACCAGAGAAATTAGACATTTTATTTGATCGGCCTTCTCTACCGGAAGAGGCTTTGTTAGGACATGCTTGGAATCCAAACGATAGATCAGTGAACATTTTCGTGAAAGAAGACGATCCACATACATTCCATAGGCATCCTGTCGCTCAGAGTACGGATTGCATTCGAGGGAAAAAAGGATATAGTCGCGGATTTCACGTCTGGGAGATACAATGGTCGACACGGCAGCGTGGGACACACGCCGTGGTGGGGGTAGCCACATCAAAGGCAGTTCTTCATTGCACAGGATACCAATCGTTAGTCGGCAGTAACGAAGAAAGCTGGGGTTGGGACATTGTTAGAAACAAGCTTTACCATAATGAAAAGAACATTTCTGCCGTAAAATATCCAGTGTTGTCTGACAATGATCACAGCTTTGTGGTACCTGACAAGTTTCGCGTAATATTGGATATGGATGAAGGTACTATGGCTTTTGAAACGAACGATGGACGTTATCTTGGAGTCGCTTTTCGTGGAATTAAGGGAAAGACTGTATTTCCAATAGTATCTGCCGTGTGGGGTCATTGTGAAATCACCATGAAATACATCGGTGGACTTGATC CTGAACCACAGCCACTAATGGACCTTTGTCGTCGCACCATACGCAAATCCATTGGTAAGGACCAGCTGACAAAAGGCAACGTGGATAAGCTGCCAATCCCTGTGCCAATGAAGAAATATCT